The genome window ATTAGTATTGGAGTAATAGCTATCATATACTGGTCGATAAGCAATACATTTGAATATGGTTTTGCGCTTCCATGGATGAGTATTCTCTATGTAGTTATTGCCATATTTATCATTGTCGCTTCAGCTATGCTATATTCAGTCAGCAAAATTAAGAAAGAAAATATTATCGATGGCTTAAAGCAAGAGAATATTTAATAGAAATAAATAAGAATGAGAAAAACTCGTCCATTTTGGCGGGTTTTTTTCATAGGAAAAAGCAAGCAGGTAAGTGCAAGAAGAATGTAGAATCAGTAAGTACGATAGAGGAGGGTAATATGAAGAGAGATATTTTGCAACAAAATAAAGAAAGCTGGGATAAAGTAGCCCATCATTTTAACGGGATTGATGCACTACCAAGTTATGGACCTTTTAGTCAAACAGAAGAGGAATTAAGGCTATTTGAAGAAATAGAAAATAAAAAAGTCCTTGATATCGGCTGTGGCAGCGGACATTCTTTGCTTTATATGGCAGACAAAGGGGCTAGTGAATTATGGGGGATAGACTTATCAGAACAGCAAATTGAAACAGCAAAAGAAACACTTAAAGACTTAACTTCCCATCTATATTGTGCTGCGATGGAAGAAGAAATCGATCTCCCTAAGGTATATTACGACATCGTTTACTCCATCTATGCAATTGGATGGACAACGGATTTAGCTTCTACATTTAAACTTATTTTTTCGTA of Niallia circulans contains these proteins:
- a CDS encoding class I SAM-dependent methyltransferase, yielding MKRDILQQNKESWDKVAHHFNGIDALPSYGPFSQTEEELRLFEEIENKKVLDIGCGSGHSLLYMADKGASELWGIDLSEQQIETAKETLKDLTSHLYCAAMEEEIDLPKVYYDIVYSIYAIGWTTDLASTFKLIFSYLKPGGVFIFSWDHPLYAYMQSQNGQISLTGSYQEEGLTLYQRFKGEEAPVVIPKRKMSTFINELIKAGFTIESVIESEVSKSLETVEAEISDRYYSLYKARKFPTTMIIKARRT